One window of the Bubalus bubalis isolate 160015118507 breed Murrah chromosome 8, NDDB_SH_1, whole genome shotgun sequence genome contains the following:
- the NEUROD6 gene encoding neurogenic differentiation factor 6 isoform X2: MKLKPKIVLRGKSIKRAPGEETEKEEEEEDREEEDENGLPRRRGLRKKKTTKLRLERVKFRRQEANARERNRMHGLNDALDNLRKVVPCYSKTQKLSKIETLRLAKNYIWALSEILRIGKRPDLLTFVQNLCKGLSQPTTNLVAGCLQLNARSFLVGQGGEAAHHTRSPYSTFYPPYHSPELTTPPGHGTLDNSKSMKPYNYCSAYESFYESTSPECASPQFEGPLSPPPINYNGIFSLKQEETLDYGKNYNYGMHYCAVPPRGPLGQGAMFRLPTDSHFPYDLHLRSQSLTMQDELNAVFHN; encoded by the exons atgaaattaaaacctaag ATTGTCCTTCGAGGAAAGAGCATCAAAagggcccctggagaagagactgagaaagaagaagaggaggaagacaggGAAGAGGAAGATGAAAACGGGTTGCCCAGAAGGAGGggtcttaggaaaaaaaagacgACCAAGCTCCGACTGGAGAGGGTCAAGTTCAGGAGACAGGAAGCTAACGCGCGGGAGAGGAACAGGATGCATGGCCTCAATGACGCCCTGGACAATTTGAGAAAAGTGGTTCCCTGCTATTCTAAAACCCAAAAACTGTCCAAAATAGAAACTTTACGACTGGCCAAAAACTACATCTGGGCACTTTCTGAAATTCTGAGAATCGGCAAGAGACCTGATCTGCTCACATTCGTCCAAAACTTATGCAAAGGTCTTTCCCAGCCAACTACAAACTTGGTGGCAGGCTGCTTGCAGCTCAATGCCAGGAGTTTCCTGGTGGGTCAGGGCGGGGAGGCTGCACACCACACAAGGTCACCCTACTCTACCTTCTACCCACCCTACCACAGCCCTGAGCTCACCACTCCCCCAGGGCATGGAACTCTTGATAATTCCAAGTCCATGAAACCCTACAATTATTGCAGTGCGTATGAATCCTTCTATGAAAGCACTTCCCCTGAGTGTGCCAGCCCTCAGTTTGAAGGTCCCTTAAGTCCTCCCCCAATTAACTATAATGGGATATTTTCCCTGAAGCAAGAAGAAACCTTGGACTATGGCAAAAATTACAATTATGGCATGCATTACTGTGCAGTGCCACCCAGGGGTCCCCTTGGGCAGGGTGCCATGTTCAGGTTGCCCACCGACAGCCACTTCCCTTACGACTTACATCTGCGCAGCCAATCTCTCACCATGCAAGATGAATTAAATGCAGTTTTTCATAattaa
- the NEUROD6 gene encoding neurogenic differentiation factor 6 isoform X1, with amino-acid sequence MLTLPFDESVVMPESQMCRKFSRECEDQKQIKKPESFSKQIVLRGKSIKRAPGEETEKEEEEEDREEEDENGLPRRRGLRKKKTTKLRLERVKFRRQEANARERNRMHGLNDALDNLRKVVPCYSKTQKLSKIETLRLAKNYIWALSEILRIGKRPDLLTFVQNLCKGLSQPTTNLVAGCLQLNARSFLVGQGGEAAHHTRSPYSTFYPPYHSPELTTPPGHGTLDNSKSMKPYNYCSAYESFYESTSPECASPQFEGPLSPPPINYNGIFSLKQEETLDYGKNYNYGMHYCAVPPRGPLGQGAMFRLPTDSHFPYDLHLRSQSLTMQDELNAVFHN; translated from the coding sequence ATGTTAACACTACCGTTTGATGAGTCTGTTGTAATGCCAGAATCCCAGATGTGCAGAAAGTTTTCTAGAGAATGCGAGGACCAGAAGCAAATTAAGAAACCAGAAAGCTTTTCCAAACAGATTGTCCTTCGAGGAAAGAGCATCAAAagggcccctggagaagagactgagaaagaagaagaggaggaagacaggGAAGAGGAAGATGAAAACGGGTTGCCCAGAAGGAGGggtcttaggaaaaaaaagacgACCAAGCTCCGACTGGAGAGGGTCAAGTTCAGGAGACAGGAAGCTAACGCGCGGGAGAGGAACAGGATGCATGGCCTCAATGACGCCCTGGACAATTTGAGAAAAGTGGTTCCCTGCTATTCTAAAACCCAAAAACTGTCCAAAATAGAAACTTTACGACTGGCCAAAAACTACATCTGGGCACTTTCTGAAATTCTGAGAATCGGCAAGAGACCTGATCTGCTCACATTCGTCCAAAACTTATGCAAAGGTCTTTCCCAGCCAACTACAAACTTGGTGGCAGGCTGCTTGCAGCTCAATGCCAGGAGTTTCCTGGTGGGTCAGGGCGGGGAGGCTGCACACCACACAAGGTCACCCTACTCTACCTTCTACCCACCCTACCACAGCCCTGAGCTCACCACTCCCCCAGGGCATGGAACTCTTGATAATTCCAAGTCCATGAAACCCTACAATTATTGCAGTGCGTATGAATCCTTCTATGAAAGCACTTCCCCTGAGTGTGCCAGCCCTCAGTTTGAAGGTCCCTTAAGTCCTCCCCCAATTAACTATAATGGGATATTTTCCCTGAAGCAAGAAGAAACCTTGGACTATGGCAAAAATTACAATTATGGCATGCATTACTGTGCAGTGCCACCCAGGGGTCCCCTTGGGCAGGGTGCCATGTTCAGGTTGCCCACCGACAGCCACTTCCCTTACGACTTACATCTGCGCAGCCAATCTCTCACCATGCAAGATGAATTAAATGCAGTTTTTCATAattaa